One window of Polynucleobacter sp. HIN5 genomic DNA carries:
- a CDS encoding DUF6641 family protein encodes MGAISELKLVADKKPRNMPVIVVRRHKLAAKLWEQIQLAKSQIDGTPFVIHKFRSVRDPETGVKKQVEVPKRIKPWWFQSEAGKVCIAIRYGSYTLELAKGKPSIEVASAADLIKTLEVIKTAVEAGELDSQIELASQSLRSGFRR; translated from the coding sequence ATGGGTGCAATTAGTGAACTTAAACTCGTAGCGGATAAAAAGCCACGCAATATGCCGGTGATCGTAGTTCGCAGGCACAAGCTCGCGGCCAAGCTCTGGGAGCAGATCCAGTTGGCCAAAAGCCAGATCGATGGCACACCGTTCGTAATCCATAAATTTAGAAGTGTTCGAGATCCTGAAACCGGTGTGAAGAAACAGGTGGAAGTGCCCAAAAGGATCAAACCGTGGTGGTTTCAAAGCGAGGCCGGCAAAGTATGCATCGCTATTCGCTATGGTAGCTACACCTTAGAACTGGCCAAAGGCAAACCCAGCATTGAGGTCGCCAGCGCTGCCGATCTCATCAAAACCTTGGAGGTCATCAAAACCGCGGTTGAGGCAGGGGAGTTGGACTCACAGATTGAATTGGCCAGCCAAAGTCTGCGTAGTGGCTTTCGACGCTGA